The sequence CATGCACACGATAAACGATCTTTTACATAATGCCGATTTTTCCTATTTCAGCCATTCTGAATTCAGGCAGGATTACGGCCATTTTTACGGACCGCTGAACCGGATTATCCCACACAACAACCTGGAGGATTTTATCGCCAATAATTTTGCTTTTTTCTGGTACGCAAAGAAGCGCGAGGCGGTAACACAGGAAGAGTTTCCCGGACTGCTTCCGTTCAGGAGAAACCTCGAAGCGATAATCACGCTGGCACAGCACGATAATATCAAAGTGGTGCTGCTTACCCAGCCGTCACTCTACAAAGAGAATCCTCTCCCGGCAATACGACCCCGGCTGCATATGCTCAACAAGGAAGCGATCGGTGCGGAGGGGCAATGGACGTACGAAAGCGCGCTTTCGGGGTTCATCCAATACAATGAAGCGGTGGCTGATCTGGCACGTGAGCGGGGGGTCGTATGTATCGATCTCGACAAGGAAATACCGAAATCACTCGATTACTTTTATGACGATGTTCATTACACGGACGTCGCCTTTGATCTTGTCGCGGAAAAAATAACGGCGGGGCTTCTTGAGCATTCAGAATATCTGTTCGGGGGATTTAAATGACTGCCTTCAGGAGAGATTTTTAAAAAAAATAAACCGGTTTAGTTGCAATCGGAAGGTACATGCTTCCCCTCTTCGATTATATCTGATAAAATACAAATTAGTATATCGCTTTTTGCCACCCGGAGACGGGCAGAGAGTAGATTTGTAACAATTAATTGACAAATTTAATAAAATGGGAGTAATCAAATGAAAAAGAAACACAAAAAAATCCTCGTCTTTCTTATCATTCTGATTTTTACAGGCAATGCTTTTGGTGCAGATCCGGTCAATCCGAACACAATCCAGATAGCCAGAAATCTGCTCGATTATTTATACAGTGCCTATGGAAATCATATCCTGTCCGGCCAGGAGGAATGCGAATGGTGCGGCAATCCGGATCAGGAGAACGAGTTCATTTACCAGAGTTCGGGAAAGTACCCGGCAATCAGGGGCATGGATTTACTCTACAGGGGAAGTGCGATGACAGGCAGGGCGATCTCGTGGTGGAATTCCGGCGGCATCCTGTTGATCCGCTGGCATATGGGTGCCCCGAACAATCAGGATACCTATGAAGGCAGCAAGGCTTCCGTTTCGATCAATCAGGTACTCACCCAGGGGACAAGCGAGTATAATACATTCATACAGCGTCTCGATTCGGGGGCGGAAACCCTGAGAACCCTTCAGGACAACAATATACCGGTCATTTACGCCCCCTGGCATGAAGCGGGAGACGGATGCGCATGGTTCTGGTGGGCGATGGAAGGGGGCAGCCAGTTTTTACGCCTCTGGAATTTCATGTACGATTATTATACGAATACAAAAGGTCTGAACAACCTGATCTGGATGAATCCTCAGTGCGGTACACCCTCATCGGCCTTTTTTCCCGGGAGTTCGCGATGCGACCTTGCCGGGGGCGACACCTACGACAGGGGAATACATGCCGATATTTACAGCAAGATAGTGGGTTTTGCCGGAACTTCCATGCCGATCGCACTTCACGAATGCGGCTATATCCCCGATCCTTCACAACTCCAATCACAGGGCGTCAAATTCGTGCTTTTCAATAACTGGAACAATGAATTCCTGACCGATCAGGGGGCTTCTTATATCAATACGGTTTACAATCACAGCTACGTCATTACCCGGGACGAATTGCCGGATCTCCGATCAGGGGGCTCGACATCCCCGCCTTCGGGCAACAAGGGTGATACAAATGGAGACGGAACCATCAACATCGTGGATGCACTTCTTGTCGCACAGTATTATGTCGGTCTCAATCCGCAGAACTTTGTCTCCACAAACGCGGACACGAACTGCAGCGGGGGCATCGACATTGTGGACGCACTTCTTGTTGCGCAATATTATGTCGGATTGATATCGAACTTTCCCTGTTAACCGGGCGCACTGCATTGTCAAAATAATCGCCTTTTATACAAGGTTTATTTCATTTGTTACAGGGTGTTCAATGGTATGGGGACGGCTTGTAATATAAAACATCCTCAAGATGGATTTTTGTGCTTGAAGCATATTTTCACGGTACCTTCGGCATTATTGAAGACGGATATGATCGACGGGCATCCATATATCCCGGCAGGCAGGGGGTTGCCTGACAGTTCTTTCGCAAACTGTTTTTTATCCTTTCCCGTCTCTATCATCCCTGGGCCTCTTCCGCTTCTCTTTTACAGTGTTCGCCCGGTATGCGGATTCTTTTCTGTAGAGTTTTTTCGCCCCGTAGAACGTATCAGCCCAGAAGGCTTCGAGTTTGTCGATTCTGATATACTGGTTTCTGGCCGGAGAGTGTATAAACTCGTTATTTCCCACATAAATGCCGATATGGGCGAGTTTCCCATTAATGCGAAAAAAAACAAAATCACCGGGAAGCATTGCTTTGGAGGAAACCTTCGGATAATTCGTGTAGTATTCGGCGATCGTCCCGTATTTTTTTCAGATAAGGGTATGCAGAACGCAATTGACAAGCCCTGCACAATCGATACCTTTTCTGCTTTTTCCCCCCCACCGGTAAGGTACACCGATATATGTCTTTGCCTCCCTGACAATAAAGCTTCGCAGGGTTTCTTGGTTTTGAGGATTTGCATAAACGGAAAAAGAAATGAATAAGAAAATAAAAACATGATACGTTACGGTATGTATCGTTTTGTTATTTACCGCCATCATTTACAATGATAGCACCGAAACAATAAAAACAATGTATGGAGAGCCTGGGCCGTCACGCTTCCTGTAATTGAATAAGACTGGGACAGAGCTCTTTCAGGAATCCGAGGCTGGACAGCTGCCATTCGTTTTGATTGCTGATACAGAAAACAAGGCGGTACTGTTTACCGGCTTCCGTCTGATCTTTGATTTTCAAAAGCCATTTGATGACGCAACGAATCCCGCTTGAATTGATAAACCGAAGGTTTTCCAGGTTACAATATACCGTTTTTATTCCCTTTTCGATGACCGCTACATGAATACGATCGAAATAATCATCGAGGACCGACTGGGGATATTCCATATCGATCGTTCCTTCAAAGGAAAGCATGATGCCGTCATCGGTATCGGTGAGGATGAGATTGATGTTGTCAAACTGCAGGCTTTCAACCTGAATCTTGTTCATCAACTGCATTATTCCCGGAAAAAGAATATCAATGCAAAGATAGTAAAACTTACATAGATATTCAAGCTTATTATTTTAAATTTCAGCGCCTTTCACGATAATGACAAAAAACCGCCTGTTTCATAAGGGCTTTTTTACGAAAACCGCAGAAAGGGCACTCTTGTATTCATGGTTGAAAAAACAATTGACAATCACACTATTATATATGAAAATAATACGATTTAGTATATATAATGTAAACGAAAATAAAAAAATTATAATTGAAAAGGAGTGTGTGACCATGAAAAAAGCAATGACGGTGTTGTATTTTGTCGCTTTCAGTCTCTGCGCTTTTGCACAACCGTATCACGGCAGTCCGTTTATTATTCCCGGAACGATCGAGGCGGAAGATTATGATCTCGGCGGCGAAGGGAATGCCTACCACGATACGACGGAAGGTAACACGACCGGCGCCTACCGGTCCGATGACGTGGATATCGAAACAAACGACAACGGGTATCATATTTCCTATATAGCCTCCGGTGAGTGGCTTCAGTATTCGGTTTCCGTTTCAAGGGGATACTATTATATCGACCTTTACACCGCTTCGGCGGCAGAGATGGGACACGCCGTGCAGATCGCCATGGACGGTATCGACGTCACCGAGATCATATCCGTTTCGACAAACGGTTCCTGGACCGATTTTACGGTCAAGTCCTACGGGCCCGTCGAACTTACCGGATCGGAACAGACAATGAGAATCAAAATGAACGGTTCGGATTTCAATATCGACAAACTCGTATTTATTTCAACGAACGATCAGCCCACGCCCTCGCCTGAACCGACCGCCACTCCAACCCCGACGGGCACGCCGGCCCCCGCGTTACCGGCGTTGTCCGTCAATGGCCGGAATATCGTCGACGGCAACGGCAATGTTTTTGTCATCAAGGGAATCGGTACCCCGGACATGGACCTGCTCGTAAAAAACGGCAGGGTCAACCCCGCAAGTTTTCCCGATATGTACCCCAAAACACTGGAAGAAGTACTCGACCTTACCTGGGATTGGGCGGGGCTGAATACCATCCGGCTTACTTTTCATGCCAATGAAGACGACTGGGAAATCGGCAGCATCGGATGGGATACCTATTCGAACAAGGAGCAGTTTTGTACCGACGTCCTGGACCGCTCGATCGACTACGTTGTTCATCTCGGATTTTACGCGATTATCGACTGGCATTACTTTGTCGGGCGCGGATGGGGTGAATCGGATGAACGGAACATCGCGGAGTTCTGGCAGAAAGTATCGCCGAGATGGGCGAACCACGGGAATGTGATTTTCGAGATATTCAACGAGCCCGGCGGCGGCAATTGGGGTTCCCTGGGCGATTCGAATACCGGGGATTTCGTCGATTTTGCGGAACGGCTTACATCGGCAATAAGAAACGGCGACTGGTCCGTCTACGGCCTCGGTTCGACCGCCTCGGCAAATAATCTGCTATTGGTCGGTTCTCCGAATTATTCACAGCAGCTGCCGAACTCCGGCAATCCCGGCGCCGCATACGATGAAGACTTTTTTGTCACCTCGCCGAATGTCGCCTATGTCTGCCACATTTACCCCCAGCACGGGTTGCCGGCATGGTTCGAGTACACGCAAAAATACCGGCCGGTCGTCTTGACGGAGTTCGGGTGGGAACTCAATGGTACCGCCCCCACGGCGGGAACCACCTCGGGATGGGGCGAGCCCTTCAGGAATTATGTCACAGGATTCGGGAATGTCGGGGTTGTCGCCTGGTGCTGGGACAACCTTTACCGCTCGATGATGTGGTCAACGGGCTCCCGCTCGGAAAATATCGATTGGGAACTTCTTGGATCGAGCGCACAAATCGATTCGTCCCGTATCGCCTACGGAGGGGCCGCAAACACCTACGAAAATTACATGGGACAGTTCGTCAAGGACTGGTATGGGGAAGGCCATGCCACATCGGCCCCGGTCGTCACCGAACCGCCGACACCGACACCGACGAATCCGCCGACCGCTCCGCCGGCCACGGCGCCGCCGTCGACGAATCCGGGTGATGTCAACGAAGACAACACCGTCAATATCGTCGACGCCCTCCTCATCGCGCAATATTATGTCGGTCTCGATCCGGAAGCCTTTACCGCTCAACCGGAAACGGGCGATGTCGACGGGGACGGTGAAATCACCATCGTCGACGCACTCCTCGTCGCCCAATACTATGTCGGAATAATTTCCCGGCTGCCGGTACAGACGTGAGGGATGAAACGGACCGCCGTTTCCCGCAATCCGCCCGGCCCCGGGATAGAAAAACGGCACTTCATCCCTCCCCGCCGAATTATGTTGCATGAACGTGTATTTCCGGATATAATAAATCCTGTTTCAATCGAACATTAAAACAAAAGGAAGTAAATGTCATGTCGGAAAAAAAACAAACAGCTTCAATCATTGTCGCCGCCGTCGTTTTTCTTCTGGTCCCATGCCTGCCGCTGGTTTCCCAGACAACGGTCGTCGTCAATCCGTCCGTCCGTTACCAGACAACGGAAGGGTGGGGGACCTCGCTTTGCTGGTTCGGGAACGTGATCGGCGGATGGTCGGAGGCAAAAAGAAACGAAATAGCGGATTTGCTTTTTGATCTTGAAAAAGGCCTCGGGCTCAATCTGATCCGCTACAATATAGGCGGCGGAGACGCCCCGGATCACAATCACATGGGGTTCGGAAAGGAGATGGAAGGCTTCAAACCGTCGGCCGCAAGCGGGTACGACTGGTCCGCCGATGAGAATCAACGCCGGATACTCCAGGCGGCCAAAGAAAGAATAGCGGCGGATGAGTTTATCGCCGAGGCATTTTCGAATTCGCCCCCTTACTGGATGACGGTCAGCGGGTGCGCCTCAGGCGCAAGCGGCGGCGGCAACAATCTGAGAAGCGATTATTACGATGATTTCGCCGATTACCTTACGGAGGTGGTCAAACACTTTCGGGATTACTGGGGAATCACCTTCAGAACGCTCGAGCCGATGAACGAGCCCAATGCGGGCTGGTGGAGTGCGAACGGAGGACAGGAAGGCTGCCATTTCGACAAAAACCTGCAGAGAGATATCATCCGTGAAGTAAAGTCGAAACTCGATGAGAAGGGGCTTTCGACGAAAATAGCGGCCATGGATGAAACGGGCATCGACGATACGATCGATTCATATAATTCCTATGATGCAACGACAAAATCCCGTATCTATCAGATCAACACCCACGTGTACAGCGGCTCCCGCAGGTCCGAATTGCACGATATCGCGGCACGGGACGGAAAATTATTGTGGCAGTCCGAATGCGACGGAAGCGGGGCGAGTGCGCCCTTTGACGAATATCCCCACAATCATAACGACATCGTGCCCGGGCTCGATATCGCGATGCGAATTACCAGGGACATGCGGGAAATGCGGCCCGACGGATGGATTTTCTGGCAGGCGGTGGAAAGCGAACAGGCGCAGCTTAGCCTCAATAAAAACTGGGGATTGATTCATGCCGATTTCGAAAACGGAACGGAAGCCTCCTATCTGACGAAAAAATATTATGCTGTGGCCCAGTACTCGAAGGCGATACGTCCCGGATACGTCATGATCGATATCAATAATTCGGAAGCCGTGGCCTTTATGGGGACCGCGGACAAAAAACTGGTGATCGTTCAGCGGAACGCGTCGGGAAGCGATATTTCGTATACCTATAATGTAAGCGGATTCGATACCGTGGGATCGGCCGCGGCCGTTTATCGGACGTCATCATCGGAAAATTACACCCGGCTTTCCGATATTTCACTTTCAGCTAAACAGTTTTCATCCACCGCCAGAGCGCAGTCGATCACCACCTACGTTATTTCGGGTGTGGAAAGCGGCGGCGCCACGGGAGAAATTACGACGGTCAACGACAATACGACGGGAACGGGCGACAATCAGTTCGAGTATGTCGGGTCCTGGGATTACGGGAGTCAGTCCGGGGCGTATATGAACGACAATCACTGGAACAGCGACGCGGGTGACTATTATCAGGTGAGATTCCACGGGACAAGGATCGAAATCTTCGCTGCAACCGCGTCGAATCACGGTATCGCGGCCGTATCGATCGACGGCGGAACGGAGACTCTCATCGATTATTATTCCTCATCGCGCCTGGAACAGGCGCAGGTCTGGTCGAGTCCCGATTTACAACAGGGAAACCATATCCTGAAAGTAAGGATAACGGGAAATCGGAACGCGAACTCGAGCGGTGCGGCAATCCCCGTCGACATGGTGCGGATTATCGGCGAGAACGCCCCACCCCAGCAGCAGAACGCCGGGGATGTGAACAACAATGGGGCGATCGATATCGTGGACGCCCTGATGGTCGCCCAGTATTATGTGGGGTTGGCGCCATCGAATTTCGACCAAAGCCGGGCGGATGCCAATTGCAATGGGACGATCGATATCGTCGACGCCCTTCTCATCGCCCGGTATTATGTCGGCCTGATCGACCGTTTCTGCTGACGGCCGGATATCACAGAGACAAGACGAGATGAGGAGTATACAATGATAAAAGGAAAAATGATAAACCTGCGGGTCATGCGGGAAAAGGACATCGAGACGTTCGAAGCGCTTTACAATGACATAGAAAACAGGGGCGATTACTATTACATGGGACTCGAGCCCGAATCGGTTATGCGGAAACGGTATAAAGAAAACGGATGCTGGGACGACAATTTCGGCCGCTTGCTGATTGTCGACAAGGAAGATGCCATTCTGGGGTATATCAATTTTTTTAAAAGCGTCGCGTATTTTAGTTCATACGAGATAGGGTACCGCCTGTTCGAAGAGAAAAAACGCCGCAAAGGAATCATGACGGAAGCGGTGAAGCTTTTATGCGGCTATCTGTTCAGTGCAAAAAACGTCAACCGGCTTGAAATACGGACGCATCCGGACAATATCGCATCGCAAAAGGTGGCGCTAAAGGCCGGTTTCACCCGGGAGGGAAACGCGCGGGGAGCGGTGCTGGAAAAGGACACCTATATCGACATGTGCCAGTTTTCACTGACCAGGCAGGATTTTTATTCGGGCGATAACAACGACCGGTCGTGAATTACCGGGGGTGCGAACCGTAAAGCGACGATACATTAATGACCGGAAGCGATTTTCCGGCATCATTTATCCGACAAGGCGCGAAACGGAAGGTCCGGATTATTGCTGTGTCTTTTTTTCCTTTTTTGCCTTTCGTTTTTCCTTCAGGTTGTGCTGGGGTTTTTTCTTCTCGTTTTTTTTCGACTTATCCTTGGTTTTTGCCATGGGATTTCTCCTTCCATCATTCTTCGATAGTGGTTCAGCTCCCAATTCTTTCGTTCGGTAAACGTTAAAAGAAGCGGGAAGAAACAAGGAGCCTTTTCGATAATTATAAATGAAAAAAACGTAATGAATCAATAGCGGAAAAAAAAAAGCATGAATATTGTACCGGAGACCGCGTCCTCCGCCCCGTGTCTCAGGCAACGGCGCCTGCGGTCCTCTTTTAATATCCTATAAAAATAGGTAAACGGCTTGTATATAATTCCGGGAAGTTATAGTAAACAATGTATAAAGCAGGTATAAGGATACCGATGCCGTTCTTGCGGCGGATTTGAGTAACGAACCGCACAACGGCAACAGCGGTGTGGATGTGAAATGGGACGATTCAAACGACGCGAACGACTGGAGAAAGGCTTCTGCGGATATCGCCTCCACCATCCTCGCGAAAATCCCAATCTCCTCATTCTCGTCGAGGGAATCGGGAGTTATATCGATCCGGATACCCCCAACATTTCCCAAAAACTTGGGGTGACCCTCCCCGACTGGTTGGACCTGACCGTGCACGGGACGTGGTGGGACGGCAATCTCATGGGTGTCCGCGATAACCCCGTCGACCCGGGCGGCCGTCAGGACAGACTCGTCTACTCCCCGCACGATTACGGTCCTTCGGTGTACAACCAGCCGTGGTTCGAAGGAAACTTTACACGGGAAACCATGGACACGGTCTGGGAACACTTCTGGTTTTTCATTTACCGGGAAAACACCGCACCCCTTTTGATCGGTGAATGGGGAGGCAAAATGGACGGCGTCAATACAAAATGGATGGGATACCTCCGTGACTTGATTTCAGAATACAAAAAAAAACCACACCTTCTGGTGCCTGAATCCGAACACGGGCGACACCTGAGGTATTTTTGCCGATTCGAGCTGGGCGTCGATCGATTCATCGAAATACAACTTCATAAAACCGGCCCTCTGGCAGAGCGGCGAAAAGTTCGTCGGGTTCGATCATGAAGTGGTGCCGGGCGAACAGCCGGAACCGGTCCCCTGTTGATGAAATTACCGAATCGTTGCTTGCAGGACTGGACGGAGGGACATCAGGGCGACGTGTTATATATAAAGGATTGCGCGCGATAATCGAAGGATTGCGCGCGATAATCGAAGGGTTGCGCGCTATGTTATTCAAGGGCAAGCGGGGTCTCGGAGATCTGATCGATTCCGACGATCAGCCAGTCGCCCGTCTTTTTATCAAGAGAGCAGATATCCACGCACCTTGTCGCGAACGGCAGTACGGGTTTTCCCTCTTCGGGAACGCCGGTAAGGTAATAATCGTAGGTCACCTCGTACCGGCTGTGATGTAATCTCCTGATAACGAGGTTGTCGATTCCCAGAACGCGTTCGCCGGAGACAAGCGGGGGTCTGCCTTTTTTGAACCATTGTTCCGGGCTGTAGACGACGGCATTCGATGCGACATGCCGATTGATATGCGATATATCCTGCATGTTGGTAATATTCCCGCTTAATGTGTTCAATACGATTCTGCTGTGAAAGGCGGTGACATAGCGCGGATCGATCGCGTGGGTGATTGTAAAGGAATCGAGTTTGTTGACCGCGGAATAGAACAACTCGACCACTTCCTGAGGATTGAGTCCCTTCGTGACCGATTTCCACTGGTTCAGAAGCAGGTCGGCGCCCACGACCGCGATGATGAGGACCAAAAGGATTATTCCGAAAAGATAAAGCCATCTGTTCTGTTTTTTCAGTCCAAGCTCTTTTTCGAGCGCGGCCATTCGCTCTTTGTCAGACATAACGCATCCCCTTCAATAATAAATCGATACCATGACAATACATGCAGGCGGCACTACCCCGGACGGTTTTCTTTTTCCCGTTATTATTGTACTCTCTTTTTCTCATTGTTACAATGCCCGTCAGTACGGCCGCGACCGGTCACTCGACAATATACGTCGGATATCGTATACTTCCACGTATGAAGTCCGCGGACAACGTCGATTTGATATGGAACATCAGTCAGCTCTCCTCTCTTTTTCACGGAACGACCGACCTCAGGGATTTCCTTTCGCGGGTGGTGAAGATGATCGCCCGCCACATGAACGCATCGGTCTGTTCGATCTACCTCTACGATGAAGCCTCCGATATGATCGTTCTTCGCGCCACATTCGGTCTGGCCGATACCGCGGTCGGAAAAACGACATTGAAACCGGGAGAGGGTATTACCGGAGCCGTTTTCAGGGAAATGAGGACGATTCGCGTGGCAAAAGGTTCGGACAGCCCTTTTTTCAAATACCTTCCCCTTACCCGGGAAAAACAATCGGACGCGTTTCTCGCGGTTCCCCTTTACCGTGGGATACAGCGGCTCGGGGTCCTCGTGGTCCAGCATCCGTCGCCGGATCATTTTACCGTCACCGACGAAAAGGCCCTGAACGCGATCGCGGCCCAGTTGTCCGCGACGATCGATTCAGCGCAACTGTTCCTCGATATGCACTCACCCGCCGCGTCCGCTTCCAGAAAACAGGAGGGGCCGCCGCCGTCCTTTCTCAAAGGCATTTCCGTGTCGTCAGGTGTCGCCCGCGGCAACTCGGTCCGATTGAGTAATGTGATGAAATGGTTTCGTGAATCGGAAAGCGATAACGTGGACAATTCCCGTTACACCGATGGTAAATGTCCGAAAAGCGGCATGACGGCGGCCGAAAGGGAAAAACATCTGGGAGATTTTCGGAAAGCCCTCGGGGAGACGGAAACACAGTTGAAAGACCTCCAGGAATCCCTCCAGGCCAGACTTTATGATATCGCCTCGCTTATTTTCAGCGCGCATCTTCTCATGCTCAAAGATTCCAGTTTCACCGGCGAGATGGAGCAAAAAATACTCGGAGGAGCGCCGCCTTTTGAGGCCGTGACCGAAGTCGTTCAGCATTTCGTCACCCTGTTTTCACAGAGTGACAATCCGAAACTCCAGGAAAAAACGCAGGATGTCCTCGATCTTGGGCACCGGCTTCTCTCGAATCTGTGCGGCGACCGTGAAGGATCCGACTACGGCGGACAGATCGTCCTCTGTGATACACTCCTGCCGTCACAACTCTTTAAACTGGCCGCCCAGAACGCGGCCGGGATTATCATGTTCAGGGGCGGGCTTACTTCCCATGTTTCCATCCTCGCCCGTTCACTCAATATTCCGGTCCTGTATATCGAGGACACCAGAATCTTCTCGATTCCCGAAGACACCCCGCTTCTTCTCGACGGCAACCAGAGGGTACTCTATATCTTTCCGTCACCGGATACCGAGAAGCATTATCGTGAATTGTTCGAGGCCATGATGCAGGCAAAGGAAACGATGCACGATGACACCGGGAAGACCGTTACGGCCGACAGGACGCCCGTCACTGTCCTTGCAAACATCAACCTGTTGAGCGAACTCGAGTTGATCGAAAAAACCAGCACCGACGGCGTGGGACTGTATCGAACCGAGTTTCCGTTTATCATCCGCAACTCGTTTCCTTCAGAGGAAGAACAGTACAGGGTTTATCGGAAGGTGCTAGAGGTGATGAAGGGGAGGGAGGTCGTCTTCAGAACCCTCGATGTGGGCGGGGACAAACTGCTTTCCTATTACGCCCATGTCAGCGAGGCGAATCCCTTTCTGGGGCTCAGGTCACTCCGGTTTTCTCTCAGGAATACCGAGATTTTTACGACCCAGCTGAAAGCGTTGCTCCGTGCAGGTGACGGGTATAACCTGAAGATCATGTTTCCACTGGTCGCTTCACTCGATGATTTTTGCGAGGCAAAAAAAATCGTTCGCGAATGTATCGATCAACTGGAAAAAGAAAAGACCCCCTGCTCGGTATCGCCGGAAACAGGGGCGATGATCGAACTCCCATGCGCCGTCGAAATTCTCGAATCGCTTTTGAGAGAAACAAGGCTGGTCAGCATCGGAACGAACGATCTCATTCAATACACACTGGGTGTGGACCGCACTAATGAAGCCATATCCGATCATTATATCTCATACCACCCCGCGATTCTCAAGATCTTGAACCGTATCATGGCCGTCTGTTCGAGGCATGGCGTTACACCCACCCTTTGCGGGGAGATCGCCTCGGATATACGGATTCTTCCTTTTCTTGTGGGGATCGGAATACGCAG is a genomic window of Spirochaetales bacterium containing:
- a CDS encoding C40 family peptidase — protein: MLPGDFVFFRINGKLAHIGIYVGNNEFIHSPARNQYIRIDKLEAFWADTFYGAKKLYRKESAYRANTVKEKRKRPRDDRDGKG
- a CDS encoding C40 family peptidase; its protein translation is MMAVNNKTIHTVTYHVFIFLFISFSVYANPQNQETLRSFIVREAKTYIGVPYRWGGKSRKGIDCAGLVNCVLHTLI
- a CDS encoding cellulase family glycosylhydrolase, whose translation is MKKAMTVLYFVAFSLCAFAQPYHGSPFIIPGTIEAEDYDLGGEGNAYHDTTEGNTTGAYRSDDVDIETNDNGYHISYIASGEWLQYSVSVSRGYYYIDLYTASAAEMGHAVQIAMDGIDVTEIISVSTNGSWTDFTVKSYGPVELTGSEQTMRIKMNGSDFNIDKLVFISTNDQPTPSPEPTATPTPTGTPAPALPALSVNGRNIVDGNGNVFVIKGIGTPDMDLLVKNGRVNPASFPDMYPKTLEEVLDLTWDWAGLNTIRLTFHANEDDWEIGSIGWDTYSNKEQFCTDVLDRSIDYVVHLGFYAIIDWHYFVGRGWGESDERNIAEFWQKVSPRWANHGNVIFEIFNEPGGGNWGSLGDSNTGDFVDFAERLTSAIRNGDWSVYGLGSTASANNLLLVGSPNYSQQLPNSGNPGAAYDEDFFVTSPNVAYVCHIYPQHGLPAWFEYTQKYRPVVLTEFGWELNGTAPTAGTTSGWGEPFRNYVTGFGNVGVVAWCWDNLYRSMMWSTGSRSENIDWELLGSSAQIDSSRIAYGGAANTYENYMGQFVKDWYGEGHATSAPVVTEPPTPTPTNPPTAPPATAPPSTNPGDVNEDNTVNIVDALLIAQYYVGLDPEAFTAQPETGDVDGDGEITIVDALLVAQYYVGIISRLPVQT
- a CDS encoding GNAT family N-acetyltransferase, which codes for MIKGKMINLRVMREKDIETFEALYNDIENRGDYYYMGLEPESVMRKRYKENGCWDDNFGRLLIVDKEDAILGYINFFKSVAYFSSYEIGYRLFEEKKRRKGIMTEAVKLLCGYLFSAKNVNRLEIRTHPDNIASQKVALKAGFTREGNARGAVLEKDTYIDMCQFSLTRQDFYSGDNNDRS
- a CDS encoding cellulase family glycosylhydrolase, whose protein sequence is MGRFKRRERLEKGFCGYRLHHPRENPNLLILVEGIGSYIDPDTPNISQKLGVTLPDWLDLTVHGTWWDGNLMGVRDNPVDPGGRQDRLVYSPHDYGPSVYNQPWFEGNFTRETMDTVWEHFWFFIYRENTAPLLIGEWGGKMDGVNTKWMGYLRDLISEYKKKPHLLVPESEHGRHLRYFCRFELGVDRFIEIQLHKTGPLAERRKVRRVRS
- the ptsP gene encoding phosphoenolpyruvate--protein phosphotransferase; the encoded protein is MIWNISQLSSLFHGTTDLRDFLSRVVKMIARHMNASVCSIYLYDEASDMIVLRATFGLADTAVGKTTLKPGEGITGAVFREMRTIRVAKGSDSPFFKYLPLTREKQSDAFLAVPLYRGIQRLGVLVVQHPSPDHFTVTDEKALNAIAAQLSATIDSAQLFLDMHSPAASASRKQEGPPPSFLKGISVSSGVARGNSVRLSNVMKWFRESESDNVDNSRYTDGKCPKSGMTAAEREKHLGDFRKALGETETQLKDLQESLQARLYDIASLIFSAHLLMLKDSSFTGEMEQKILGGAPPFEAVTEVVQHFVTLFSQSDNPKLQEKTQDVLDLGHRLLSNLCGDREGSDYGGQIVLCDTLLPSQLFKLAAQNAAGIIMFRGGLTSHVSILARSLNIPVLYIEDTRIFSIPEDTPLLLDGNQRVLYIFPSPDTEKHYRELFEAMMQAKETMHDDTGKTVTADRTPVTVLANINLLSELELIEKTSTDGVGLYRTEFPFIIRNSFPSEEEQYRVYRKVLEVMKGREVVFRTLDVGGDKLLSYYAHVSEANPFLGLRSLRFSLRNTEIFTTQLKALLRAGDGYNLKIMFPLVASLDDFCEAKKIVRECIDQLEKEKTPCSVSPETGAMIELPCAVEILESLLRETRLVSIGTNDLIQYTLGVDRTNEAISDHYISYHPAILKILNRIMAVCSRHGVTPTLCGEIASDIRILPFLVGIGIRRFSVSPKNINALKAHIRRMSVRQAKRLARRLLRLDTIREIEALLIENGKNP